The bacterium genome has a window encoding:
- a CDS encoding formate dehydrogenase subunit gamma, translating to MSHHLLKRFSPRERLVHWIHMLTFIFLTLTGLGLYAKSFFGLTGVFGGVDVSRVIHHWAGVLFIVTTVVIFMQWIKEITAPGDDTVVAVVKGYFDSSYKAAPSGKFNAGQKMAGWAALILGLFMGGTGLAMWFPFQLGKGLQQWMYFLHNLGFIVFLGFIMLHAYLGTWGVPGTWRAMTRGTVTKAWAQKNHAKWDGEEA from the coding sequence ATGTCACATCATCTCTTGAAAAGGTTTTCGCCCCGTGAGCGGCTTGTTCACTGGATCCACATGCTAACCTTCATCTTCCTGACACTGACCGGCCTCGGGTTGTATGCTAAGTCTTTCTTTGGCCTGACCGGGGTGTTCGGCGGTGTGGATGTGTCCAGGGTTATCCACCATTGGGCTGGTGTCCTGTTCATCGTTACGACCGTGGTCATTTTCATGCAGTGGATCAAGGAGATCACTGCTCCTGGAGATGACACGGTAGTTGCGGTGGTCAAGGGTTACTTCGACTCGAGTTACAAGGCGGCCCCTTCAGGGAAGTTCAACGCAGGCCAGAAAATGGCCGGTTGGGCAGCTCTGATCCTGGGGCTCTTCATGGGAGGCACTGGTCTTGCCATGTGGTTTCCCTTCCAGCTGGGTAAGGGTCTGCAGCAGTGGATGTATTTCCTGCATAACCTTGGCTTCATCGTGTTCCTCGGTTTCATCATGCTCCATGCCTACCTTGGAACCTGGGGCGTCCCTGGTACGTGGCGCGCCATGACAAGGGGTACAGTTACCAAAGCCTGGGCGCAGAAGAATCATGCCAAATGGGACGGTGAAGAAGCGTAA
- the fdnG gene encoding formate dehydrogenase-N subunit alpha — MNVTRRDFIKISGATVSGAALGGLGLRGTAMAGTRKGNVAIKYAKESTTICPYCAVGCGMIVSAHAGKVVNIEGDPDHPINEGSLCSKAQAVRQVSESEWRITKPLYRAPRSAEWKEVSWDWAYNEISKRVKKSRDAGFTKVNANNQVVNRTDTIASVGSAALDNEECYVLQKWLRALGLVYIEHQARIUHSATVAALAESFGRGAMTNHWIDIRNSDVIIISGSNAAENHPISFKWVMKAKEKGAKLLSLDPRFTRTSSKADVYAPIRSGSDIAWLGGMIMYILDNELYHKDYVRLYTNAPFIVNTDFKMPGELDGVFSGYDPKKRSYDKKAWAFNTNANGEVKKDPEMKDPMCVLQLLKKHYSRYTLDKVSAICGTPVDKLREVYKIFASTGKPNRTGTIMYAMGWTQHTVGTQNIRTMAMIQLLLGNIGMAGGGVNALRGESNVQGSTDHCLLFHILPGYLKTPRAKDTNLTTYNKNYTPSTKEPYSANWWSNYPKYSNSLLRAHFGLSASLDTQYTWLPKLDDGQNASWLMIFDEMLKGKFNGFFAWGQNPACSGANAGKVRTALGKLDWMVNVNLFDNETGSFWRGPGVDPGQIKTEVFLLPCAMSFEKEGSITNSGRWAQWRYAAVEPPAPTDADIVNELQWRVKKLYSEQNGVFPEPIVNLAWDYGPKGPDGKTSHMDTHFIAKEINGYYLEDIKDDKGNVIAKKGDLVVSFAALRDDGKTSSGNWLYCNSYNESGNNMARRGKSDPTGTGLYNGWSWCWPVNRRIIYNRASVDEYGKPWASHKPVIYWNGSKWIGDVPDGGWPPLRKPDGTWNERTRLAYIMKPHGVSHIFGPGLADGPFPEHYEPLECPIERNLMNPQRINPVAKMFTGKMDQFLNCDDRYPLVATTYRVTEHWQTGVLSRWLPWQAELMPANFVEMSVELAEEKGITNGQKVVVTSARDKVDAVAIVTKRFKPFQVAGATIHQVGLPWSFGWATTKEHDVMANGKAYSNPTYGDSSNLLTPGIGDANTMIPETKAFMVNVEKK; from the coding sequence ATGAACGTAACCAGGAGAGATTTTATCAAGATCTCCGGTGCGACCGTGTCTGGTGCCGCGCTTGGTGGCCTGGGCCTCCGAGGCACAGCGATGGCGGGGACCCGCAAGGGTAACGTCGCCATCAAGTATGCCAAGGAGTCCACCACCATCTGTCCTTACTGTGCCGTGGGCTGTGGCATGATCGTCAGTGCCCACGCCGGTAAGGTCGTCAACATCGAGGGAGACCCTGATCATCCAATCAACGAGGGTTCCCTGTGTTCAAAAGCGCAGGCTGTCAGGCAGGTCTCGGAGAGTGAGTGGCGCATTACCAAGCCTCTTTATCGTGCGCCTCGCAGCGCAGAGTGGAAAGAGGTATCCTGGGACTGGGCCTATAATGAGATCTCAAAAAGGGTCAAAAAGAGCCGTGACGCCGGGTTCACCAAGGTCAACGCCAATAACCAGGTGGTCAACCGCACCGATACCATCGCTTCAGTGGGCAGTGCGGCGCTCGATAACGAGGAGTGCTATGTACTCCAGAAATGGCTTCGTGCCCTCGGCCTGGTGTATATCGAACACCAGGCGCGCATATGACACAGCGCAACCGTAGCGGCTCTGGCAGAGTCGTTTGGAAGAGGCGCGATGACCAACCACTGGATCGATATCCGGAACTCGGATGTCATCATAATTTCCGGAAGCAACGCTGCTGAGAACCACCCCATCAGTTTTAAATGGGTTATGAAGGCCAAGGAGAAGGGTGCCAAGCTTTTGAGCCTGGACCCGCGGTTCACGAGAACCTCATCCAAGGCCGATGTCTACGCTCCCATCAGGTCGGGTTCAGATATCGCCTGGTTGGGCGGGATGATCATGTACATCCTCGATAACGAGCTGTACCACAAGGATTATGTCCGCCTGTACACCAACGCTCCTTTCATCGTGAATACAGACTTCAAGATGCCAGGTGAACTGGACGGCGTGTTTTCGGGGTACGATCCAAAGAAGAGAAGTTATGACAAAAAGGCGTGGGCCTTTAATACCAATGCCAACGGAGAAGTCAAAAAGGATCCGGAGATGAAGGACCCGATGTGCGTCCTCCAGCTCCTGAAGAAACACTACTCCCGATACACGCTGGACAAGGTGTCCGCCATCTGCGGGACTCCTGTAGATAAGCTGCGCGAGGTCTACAAGATCTTCGCATCCACAGGCAAGCCCAACCGCACAGGTACCATCATGTATGCCATGGGCTGGACCCAGCACACCGTGGGCACCCAGAACATCCGGACAATGGCCATGATCCAGCTGCTGCTGGGCAATATCGGCATGGCGGGCGGCGGTGTGAACGCGCTGCGGGGTGAATCCAACGTTCAGGGGTCCACGGACCACTGCCTTTTGTTCCATATTCTCCCCGGGTATCTCAAAACCCCTCGGGCCAAGGACACGAACCTCACAACCTACAATAAGAATTACACACCCTCTACGAAGGAGCCCTATTCCGCCAACTGGTGGAGCAACTATCCGAAGTACAGCAACAGTCTTCTCAGGGCCCATTTTGGCCTGAGCGCCAGCCTGGACACCCAGTACACATGGCTGCCGAAGCTTGACGACGGGCAGAACGCCTCATGGCTTATGATCTTTGATGAGATGCTCAAGGGCAAGTTCAACGGTTTCTTCGCATGGGGCCAGAACCCGGCCTGCTCCGGCGCCAATGCAGGCAAGGTCAGGACAGCACTCGGCAAGCTGGACTGGATGGTGAACGTCAACCTGTTCGACAACGAAACCGGATCCTTCTGGCGCGGCCCGGGTGTGGACCCCGGTCAGATCAAGACAGAAGTGTTTTTGCTCCCCTGCGCCATGTCTTTCGAAAAGGAAGGCTCTATAACCAACTCCGGCCGTTGGGCCCAGTGGCGCTACGCTGCGGTCGAGCCCCCGGCTCCCACCGACGCGGACATCGTCAACGAACTCCAGTGGCGTGTGAAGAAGCTCTATTCCGAGCAGAACGGGGTCTTCCCCGAGCCCATCGTGAACCTTGCCTGGGATTACGGCCCCAAGGGCCCCGACGGCAAGACCTCCCACATGGACACACATTTCATTGCCAAGGAGATCAACGGCTATTACCTTGAGGACATCAAGGACGATAAGGGCAACGTTATCGCCAAGAAGGGCGACCTCGTTGTATCCTTCGCCGCCCTCAGGGACGACGGCAAGACCTCGTCGGGTAACTGGCTGTATTGCAACTCCTATAATGAGAGTGGCAACAATATGGCCCGGCGCGGTAAATCCGACCCCACCGGCACCGGCTTGTACAACGGCTGGTCCTGGTGTTGGCCGGTGAACCGCCGGATAATTTACAACCGGGCCTCTGTGGATGAGTACGGTAAGCCCTGGGCCTCCCACAAGCCGGTCATTTACTGGAACGGTTCAAAGTGGATCGGCGATGTGCCGGACGGTGGATGGCCTCCCCTGCGAAAGCCGGACGGAACCTGGAACGAGAGGACCAGACTGGCTTACATCATGAAGCCCCACGGTGTCTCTCATATCTTTGGTCCCGGGCTCGCCGACGGACCCTTCCCCGAGCACTACGAGCCTCTGGAATGCCCCATTGAGCGCAACCTCATGAACCCCCAGAGGATCAACCCGGTGGCGAAGATGTTCACCGGCAAGATGGACCAGTTCCTTAACTGCGACGACAGATATCCGCTGGTCGCGACCACCTACAGGGTCACGGAACACTGGCAGACCGGTGTTCTCTCAAGGTGGCTGCCATGGCAGGCGGAGCTGATGCCCGCAAACTTCGTGGAAATGAGCGTGGAGCTCGCCGAGGAGAAGGGCATCACTAACGGACAGAAAGTCGTCGTTACCTCGGCCCGTGACAAGGTAGATGCCGTTGCCATTGTGACCAAACGGTTCAAGCCGTTCCAGGTCGCTGGCGCTACTATTCACCAGGTGGGACTCCCCTGGTCATTCGGTTGGGCGACAACAAAGGAGCACGACGTCATGGCGAACGGGAAGGCTTATTCCAACCCGACCTATGGCGATTCGAGCAACCTTTTGACGCCCGGCATCGGGGACGCCAACACCATGATTCCTGAGACGAAGGCCTTTATGGTCAACGTCGAGAAGAAATAG
- the selB gene encoding selenocysteine-specific translation elongation factor codes for MTTQGHIIIGTAGHIDHGKTSLVKVLTGVDTDRLKEEKERGITIELGFAPFTLPSGLRLGLVDVPGHERFVRNMVAGATGIDLVLLVIAADEGVMPQTREHLDICQLLGVKNGVIALTKTDMVDDEWLEMITEDVRDYLSGTFLQDAPIVPVSSITGSGKEEVVAAIEAAARKIPGRTDKGIFRLPVDRVFTMKGFGTVVTGTQTSGKISTGEEILFLPGDRKTKLRGLQVHGESVSSSSAGTRTALNLQGIDKDEIHRGQTAVRAGVLRSTLMLDAKVSLLPSAPRPLKNRERVRLHLYTAEIMTRTIILDGEVIQPGEEGLIQLRLEEPAIALPGDRFVIRSYSPMATIGGGHIIDPLPGKHRRNRPPVIERLKRLEEGSLQDRVEVYLEEAGDFGLEAANLSVRTGLDTPEMKELLTRMDDDSKVVLAVTGDGTLAYSAASFDKIKERLLNALEKFHQANPARAGIGREELRMRVARQLPDRPYRNLLATLQEQGAIALDGDIVRIGSHEATLTPDQEALAKKALVLLEKTQLSAPFLADISEDLKAPSGNLKTVLNLLADKGDLVRIKDDYFVTSNAHTVLMKGVEKYFGSNQEMALADFREIVNTTRKWMIPLLEYLDRTQVTMRKGDVRIKRKTVRGNG; via the coding sequence TTGACCACCCAGGGCCACATAATAATTGGTACGGCCGGTCACATCGACCACGGCAAGACTTCATTAGTCAAGGTCCTGACCGGTGTCGACACCGACCGTCTCAAGGAGGAAAAAGAGCGGGGCATTACCATCGAGCTGGGTTTCGCTCCGTTCACCCTCCCCTCCGGTTTGCGGTTGGGCCTTGTGGATGTGCCGGGTCACGAACGTTTCGTCAGGAACATGGTAGCCGGTGCCACAGGGATCGATCTGGTGCTCCTCGTCATTGCTGCAGATGAGGGAGTAATGCCCCAGACCCGTGAGCATCTCGATATCTGCCAGCTCCTGGGTGTCAAGAACGGGGTTATTGCCCTCACCAAGACTGATATGGTCGATGATGAGTGGCTCGAGATGATTACCGAGGACGTAAGGGATTACCTCTCGGGCACCTTCCTCCAGGATGCACCTATTGTTCCCGTTTCCTCTATCACCGGCAGCGGTAAAGAGGAAGTGGTTGCTGCTATTGAAGCTGCTGCCCGGAAAATTCCGGGAAGAACCGACAAGGGCATCTTCAGGCTGCCTGTGGACAGAGTTTTCACCATGAAGGGGTTTGGCACAGTTGTCACCGGTACCCAGACTTCGGGAAAAATTTCCACCGGGGAAGAGATCCTGTTCCTTCCGGGGGACAGGAAGACGAAGCTCAGGGGCCTTCAGGTCCACGGCGAATCAGTTTCGTCAAGCTCGGCCGGGACCAGGACCGCCCTTAACCTGCAGGGCATCGATAAGGATGAGATCCACCGTGGACAGACAGCGGTGAGAGCCGGCGTTCTGCGCTCCACTCTCATGCTTGACGCCAAGGTCAGTCTTCTCCCTTCAGCCCCTCGACCGTTAAAAAACCGCGAGCGGGTTCGCCTGCACCTTTACACGGCTGAGATCATGACGCGGACAATCATTCTCGATGGTGAGGTTATTCAACCTGGCGAAGAGGGTCTGATACAGCTGCGCCTGGAAGAGCCGGCCATTGCACTTCCAGGTGACCGGTTTGTCATTAGAAGCTATTCTCCCATGGCCACCATCGGGGGTGGCCACATTATTGATCCCCTTCCCGGGAAACATCGCCGGAACCGTCCACCCGTGATCGAGCGGTTAAAGCGCCTGGAGGAGGGCAGTCTCCAGGACCGTGTGGAAGTCTACCTTGAAGAGGCCGGGGACTTTGGTCTTGAGGCGGCGAATCTGTCTGTAAGGACCGGGCTTGATACTCCGGAGATGAAAGAGCTGCTGACCCGCATGGACGATGATTCAAAGGTTGTCCTGGCAGTAACCGGTGACGGGACACTGGCCTACTCTGCCGCCTCCTTTGATAAAATAAAGGAGCGGCTGTTAAATGCGTTGGAAAAATTCCACCAGGCCAACCCTGCCAGGGCGGGAATTGGTCGTGAAGAACTCAGGATGAGGGTCGCCCGCCAGCTGCCGGACCGCCCCTACAGGAACCTTCTGGCAACACTTCAGGAACAGGGCGCGATCGCCTTGGACGGGGATATCGTACGTATTGGAAGCCATGAAGCTACTCTGACCCCTGACCAGGAAGCCCTGGCAAAAAAAGCGCTGGTCCTCCTTGAGAAGACACAGCTTTCCGCACCCTTTCTCGCAGATATCAGCGAGGACCTCAAAGCCCCTTCTGGAAACCTCAAAACGGTTCTCAACCTTCTGGCTGACAAAGGTGACCTCGTCAGGATCAAAGACGATTATTTTGTTACATCCAATGCCCACACCGTTCTCATGAAAGGGGTGGAGAAGTATTTTGGGTCCAACCAGGAGATGGCCCTGGCCGATTTCAGGGAAATTGTGAACACCACCAGAAAATGGATGATCCCTCTCCTGGAGTATCTTGACCGAACCCAGGTCACCATGCGTAAGGGGGATGTGAGGATAAAAAGAAAAACGGTGAGGGGTAATGGGTAA
- a CDS encoding formate dehydrogenase accessory protein FdhE, whose protein sequence is MSDQNTRRESARQALFSGKLDIEEMDDVLALYRDLFEFNEKTSLPARDQKGLTSDQAKMRLTEGFSLIDPGDLLPDPEAMAAMVKDVVRILGRHSEDPDALMEDMANLTAEPARLNDLARTFLTEGEEALRKELLLIKGANPEVLMFVLFNALKGSFLFAAGRCEGIDISAWEKGSCPVCGGEPAVGYMMGEGGKRYLICFRCESHWQFKRLTCPYCDHHSPKESGFLFSEDADYKTLSAGVCNECQAYIKGWRLEGDELGDMHPEVEDLKTPGFDRAVEEEGFSRGAPNIFGVWIGAVTEEENAD, encoded by the coding sequence ATGTCAGACCAAAACACAAGACGAGAATCCGCCCGCCAGGCTCTTTTTTCAGGAAAACTGGACATCGAAGAAATGGATGATGTCCTGGCACTGTATAGGGATCTGTTCGAGTTTAATGAAAAAACGTCCCTCCCGGCCAGGGATCAGAAAGGATTAACCAGTGATCAGGCCAAAATGAGGCTTACTGAAGGGTTTTCTCTCATCGATCCGGGAGACCTGCTTCCCGACCCGGAAGCAATGGCTGCCATGGTCAAAGATGTGGTTCGGATCCTGGGCCGACATTCTGAAGATCCCGACGCACTGATGGAGGACATGGCCAATCTGACTGCTGAACCCGCAAGACTCAACGATCTTGCCCGGACCTTTCTGACTGAAGGCGAAGAGGCCCTCAGAAAAGAGCTTCTATTGATCAAAGGGGCGAACCCGGAGGTATTGATGTTCGTTCTTTTCAATGCTCTGAAAGGCTCTTTCCTGTTCGCTGCCGGCAGGTGTGAAGGGATCGACATTTCAGCCTGGGAAAAGGGCAGTTGCCCGGTGTGCGGCGGTGAACCGGCGGTGGGGTATATGATGGGTGAGGGTGGCAAGCGCTACCTCATCTGTTTCAGATGTGAGTCACACTGGCAGTTCAAGAGGCTCACCTGTCCGTACTGTGATCACCATAGCCCGAAGGAGAGCGGCTTCCTGTTTTCAGAGGATGCCGATTACAAGACCCTGTCGGCCGGTGTCTGTAATGAATGCCAGGCCTATATTAAAGGATGGCGATTAGAAGGTGATGAATTGGGTGATATGCATCCGGAAGTGGAAGATCTTAAAACACCAGGTTTTGACCGCGCTGTGGAGGAAGAAGGGTTTTCCAGGGGCGCCCCAAATATCTTCGGGGTGTGGATAGGTGCTGTGACTGAGGAGGAAAATGCCGATTAA
- the selA gene encoding L-seryl-tRNA(Sec) selenium transferase: protein MTKKIPNKSLLRHIPKVDSILEHAAVKRLFGSVPELTIKAAVRSEIDRIRSLLLEGKITDKADLSLDTTAEAAVHRILKMDRPNLRHVINATGVVIHTNLGRSPLSDDAIRQVAMAARGYSNLEYDIEGGQRGSRDDLVEELICRLTGAEAATVVNNNAAAVMLVLRTMASGKAVVVSRGELVEIGGSFRIPDVMEASGAQLAEVGTTNRTRISDYRKRITAETGLLLKVHTSNYRIVGFAEEASVEELAALGKEHDLPVAVDLGSGCLVDLRELGLKHSEPTVRGVLAQGAKVVTFSGDKLLGGPQAGIIVGTREYLQAIKNNPMKRALRVGKLTLAALESVLKAYLDPATVVEKIPTLRMMAAKKEAVAARARRLGRRLSDLPVRISTLSSVSRVGGGSLPLEELPTMLLALDPEEMSAHDLEGRLRLQDPPVIARIVDDRLCLDLRTVQSRQLGDLEKAIIGALLNAKQ from the coding sequence ATGACCAAAAAAATCCCGAATAAATCCCTATTACGCCATATCCCCAAGGTGGATTCGATTCTGGAGCACGCAGCCGTTAAACGTCTTTTCGGCAGCGTGCCTGAACTGACTATAAAGGCTGCGGTCCGGAGCGAGATCGACCGTATCCGGAGTCTTCTGCTGGAGGGGAAAATAACCGATAAGGCCGATCTTTCCCTTGATACTACAGCCGAGGCGGCCGTTCACAGGATCTTGAAGATGGATCGGCCGAACCTGCGGCACGTCATTAACGCCACCGGGGTTGTGATCCACACCAACCTGGGGAGGAGCCCCCTGTCGGATGACGCTATCCGTCAGGTCGCCATGGCTGCCAGGGGGTACTCCAATTTGGAGTATGATATCGAAGGCGGGCAAAGGGGGTCCAGGGACGACCTGGTGGAGGAGCTTATCTGCCGGCTCACCGGGGCCGAGGCGGCCACCGTGGTCAATAACAACGCCGCGGCGGTCATGCTTGTTCTACGGACCATGGCCTCGGGAAAGGCTGTTGTCGTATCCAGAGGTGAACTTGTGGAGATCGGCGGAAGTTTCCGGATACCGGATGTCATGGAGGCCTCAGGGGCACAGCTAGCCGAGGTGGGAACGACAAACAGAACGCGGATATCGGATTACCGCAAAAGGATCACCGCAGAAACGGGCCTGCTGCTCAAGGTGCACACCAGCAACTACCGCATCGTCGGGTTTGCCGAAGAAGCATCTGTTGAAGAGCTCGCGGCTCTCGGAAAAGAGCACGACCTTCCTGTTGCTGTGGATCTGGGCAGCGGCTGTCTTGTGGATCTCAGGGAACTGGGGCTTAAGCACAGCGAACCAACAGTCAGGGGGGTTCTTGCCCAGGGTGCCAAGGTGGTGACCTTTTCGGGTGACAAGCTTCTGGGAGGTCCCCAGGCCGGGATCATCGTTGGTACCAGGGAGTACCTTCAGGCAATAAAAAATAACCCAATGAAGAGAGCCCTGAGAGTGGGCAAACTCACCCTGGCCGCGCTGGAATCGGTTCTGAAGGCCTATCTTGACCCGGCTACAGTGGTTGAAAAGATCCCCACTTTGAGAATGATGGCCGCTAAAAAAGAAGCTGTTGCGGCCCGGGCCAGGCGTTTGGGAAGAAGGCTTTCCGATCTTCCCGTCCGGATCTCGACTCTCTCCTCAGTGTCCAGGGTGGGGGGAGGCTCCCTGCCCCTTGAAGAGCTGCCCACGATGCTCCTTGCTCTCGATCCGGAAGAAATGTCCGCCCACGACCTGGAGGGCAGGCTTAGACTTCAAGACCCGCCGGTGATCGCGCGCATTGTGGATGATAGACTGTGTCTCGACCTGCGCACGGTACAGTCGAGACAGTTGGGAGACCTGGAAAAGGCTATCATAGGAGCGCTCCTTAATGCAAAGCAGTAG
- a CDS encoding 4Fe-4S dicluster domain-containing protein yields MAEKMIVIDTSKCTACRGCQTACKQWNSLSAEQTECKGSYENPQNLSYNTYTRIRFNEVENGGEISWFFGQHRCLHCTDAGCMKACPVPGAITRDAAGSVVINQTLCTGCKYCVFGCPFDVPRYDGANAEKFGVDKAFKCTLCFDRQEMGMQPACTKTCPTGALFFTDKGKLEGIRASAKDRGLTVYDGGSLSTNVVFLLEDKAGQYGLPSKPAIPTATFLWRTVMKPVGVIAFLAGAVGLLAHYVTVGPKDADEGGGAAPPPSSPGEGGEY; encoded by the coding sequence GTGGCTGAAAAAATGATAGTTATTGATACTTCCAAGTGTACTGCCTGCAGAGGCTGCCAAACGGCCTGCAAGCAGTGGAACAGTCTTTCGGCGGAACAAACCGAATGTAAGGGCAGCTACGAGAACCCCCAGAATCTCTCATACAACACCTACACCAGGATCCGGTTCAACGAGGTAGAAAACGGTGGAGAGATCAGTTGGTTCTTTGGCCAGCATCGTTGTTTGCACTGTACGGATGCAGGCTGCATGAAGGCTTGCCCCGTTCCCGGTGCAATCACTCGTGACGCTGCGGGCTCCGTGGTGATCAACCAGACGCTGTGCACCGGGTGCAAGTACTGCGTATTCGGCTGTCCCTTCGACGTCCCCCGCTATGACGGGGCAAACGCTGAAAAGTTCGGTGTGGACAAGGCGTTCAAGTGCACTCTGTGCTTCGACCGCCAGGAAATGGGCATGCAGCCCGCCTGTACCAAGACCTGCCCCACTGGTGCACTCTTTTTTACCGATAAGGGTAAACTGGAAGGGATCAGAGCATCTGCAAAGGATCGGGGCCTCACGGTCTACGATGGCGGGTCTCTGAGCACAAACGTCGTGTTTCTGCTCGAGGACAAGGCTGGCCAGTACGGCCTGCCCTCCAAGCCCGCAATCCCGACAGCTACTTTCCTGTGGCGCACTGTCATGAAGCCGGTGGGTGTCATCGCATTTCTGGCAGGGGCTGTGGGGCTTCTCGCCCATTACGTTACCGTCGGTCCCAAAGACGCCGACGAAGGGGGCGGAGCAGCACCCCCGCCCTCCTCACCCGGGGAAGGAGGTGAGTACTGA